A segment of the Curtobacterium sp. MCSS17_007 genome:
ATCGTCGAACTGCGGCACGCACTGGCGACGGGCGAGGCCCCGGTGCCGATCGTCGCCGCCTTCGCGAGCAAGATCCGCACGATGGCGAAGGTCAGCGCCTTCCGCGGCCCCAGCGGTCAGGCGGCGTCCGCACTCGGCATGGCGCCCTGGCAGGTGCAACGGGCGCAGCGCGACGTCGCGGGGTGGACCGAGGCGGGGCTGGCGAACGCGATCACGAGCATCGCCGCAGCGGACACCGCGGTGAAGGGCGGCTCGCGCGACGCGCACTACGCACTCGAGGTGATGGTCCGCACCATCGCCCGACGCGGAGAGGACCGCTGAGGCGGGTCGCGCCTCCCGGCGGTTCGACGCGAGCGCCGCGCGGGTCGATGCCGTACGCGCGTGCTCCGGCTGTGCGCCCCGGAACGACGAGAGCCCCGCACCAGCGGTGCGGGGCTCTCGTGGAGGTGTCAGACGCTCAGAGCGCGGAGACCTTCTTGGCGATGGCCGACTTGCGGTTCGCCGCCTGGTTCTTGTGGATGACGCCCTTGCTGACGGCCTTGTCGAGCTTCTTCGACGCGAGGGCGAGGGCCGCGGTGGCCTTGTCCTTGTCGCCGGTGGCAACGGCCTCGTTCGTGTGACGGATGACCGTCTTGAGCTCCGAGCGGTAGGCCTTGTTGCGCTCCTGGGCCTTGAGGTTCGTCTTGATGCGCTTCATCTGCGACTTGATGTTCGCCATGCGTGTTGCTCCTTGTTCGTCTGCTACGGGTGGTCGCGACCTCTGGGTAGAGGGGCCCTCGGTCGCATCGCGTTCCACCCGTGGGCGGGGAACGCGGAAGCCAGCCACCGACTCTACCAGCACGAGCCCGCACCGACAACGCAGCGCAACGCCGTGGCGCCGCACCGTGACAGCCGGTGCACGGTGACCGCCGGACGCACCGCGGCGCCCGGGCGCCCCGAAACCGCCCCGCAACACGGAGCGGCTACCGTGACGACGTGCCCTCCCTCGCCCCGCGCATCGACACCGTCCCCACCTCCGGCATACGCCGCGTGTACGAGCAGGCAGCCCTGCTGCAGTCGGACGGCACCGACGTCGCGATGCTCGTGATCGGTGAGCCCGACGTGCCCGTCGCTCCGCACATCGGGGAAGCCGCGCGCCGGGCCTGGACCGAGGACCGGACCGACTACACGCCCAACGGCGGGATCGCCCCGCTCCGCACGGCGCTCCGCGACAAGCTCCGCCGTGAGAACCGCATCGACGTCGACCTCGAGCAGGTCTGGGTGACGGTGGGTGCGACGCAGGCGCTCTTCCAGGCGATGACGCTCGTGCTGAGCCCCGGCGACGAGGTCCTCGTGCCGGACCCCGGCTACACGACCTTCACGATGAACGCGCACATCATCGGCGCGACCCCGGTGCCGTACCGGCTCGAGCCGCAGCACGACTTCGAGCCCGACCTCGAGGCGGTCGAGGCGAGCATCACGGAGCGCACCCGCGCGATCGTCGTGAACTCGCCCTCGAACCCGCTGGGCTCCGTCTTCGGGGAGGACACCCTCCGCGCCCTGCTCGCCCTCGCGAAGCGGCACGACCTCTGGATCATCAGCGACGAGGTCTACGAGTACTTCACGCACGGCAGCCGCCACGTCAGCATCGCCTCGCTCGACGAGGACGACCGCGTCTTCACCGCCTTCTCACTGAGCAAGACCTACGCCATGACCGGGGTCCGGGTCGGGTACCTCGTGACGCCGAAGGGCCTCGGCCCGACGATGCGCACGGTCCAGGAGGCGATGATCAGCTGCGTCGCGGAGCCGGACCAGTGGGCCGCCCTCGCGGCGGTCGTCGGGGACCACCAGGCGGTGCAGGACGCCCGGGAGCACTACCGCGTGAACCTCGCCGTGGCGAAGGAGGTCCTCGACGCCGCCGGCATCCGGTACCTCGACCCGCGTGGTGCCTTCTACCTGTGGGTGGACGTCTCCCACGCGACCGGCGGTGACGTCGCCGAGTGGGCCCTCGCCCTCCTGCACCGCGAGCACGTTGCGGTCGCGCCGGGCAGCGCGTTCGGTCGGTCCGGCGAGGGCTGGATCCGCGTCTGCCTCGCGGCCACACCGGAGGACCTCCGCCGTGGCCTCGGCGCGCTGCCGGCGCCCGTCGCTGCGTCCGTCTGACGGACGCGGCCTGCGCCGGCGGCGGGGCCGACGTGTCACCCGCGGCCCGGAGGCCCGGACCGGACCGGACCGGCCCGGACCGGAGGCACGGTGCCGGCCCGACTCGCGCCCCCCGTCCGTCCTGCACGCGAGGTGCGCGACCGTACCGTCTCCACAGGTCGGCGCGCGGTGCGCGCCGCCGACGCCCGGGCGTGGGACAATCGTTCGACCGTCCCGACCCCTGAGGAACCGTGAGCCCACAAGCATCCGCGCCGCTCGAGCCCGCCGCGACCCCGGCCGAGGCGATCCGCAACTTCTGCATCATCGCGCACATCGACCACGGCAAGTCCACGCTGGCCGACCGCATGCTGCAGATCACCGGCATCGTCGAGGAGCGGGCGATGCGCGCGCAGTACCTCGACCGCATGGACATCGAGCGCGAGCGCGGCATCACGATCAAGTCGCAGGCCGTCCGCATGCCGTGGGAGCTCGACGGGAAGACCTTCGCGCTGAACATGATCGACACCCCCGGTCACGTGGACTTCTCGTACGAGGTGTCGCGGTCCCTCGCGGCGTGCGAGGGCGCGATCCTGCTCGTCGACGCGGCACAGGGCATCGAGGCCCAGACGCTCGCCAACCTGTACCTGGCACTCGAGAACGACCTCGAGATCATCCCGGTCCTCAACAAGATCGACCTGCCGGCGGCCGACCCGGACAAGTACGCGGCCGAGCTCGCGCAGCTGATCGGCGGCAAGCCGGAGGACGTGCTCCGGGTGTCCGGCAAGACCGGGGTCGGCGTCCCCGAGCTGCTCGACCGGGTCGTCGGTACGGTCCCCGCCCCGGTCGGCACCGTGGACGCCGAGCCCCGCGCGATGATCTTCGACTCCGTGTACGACAGCTACCGCGGTGTGGTCACCTACGTGCGCATGATCGACGGCACGATCAAGCCGCGCGAGAAGATCCAGATGATGTCGACGCGCACCACGCACGAGATCCTCGAGATCGGCGTCTCCAGCCCCGAGCCGAAGCCGACGAAGGGGCTCTCCGTCGGCGAGGTCGGCTACCTGATCACCGGCGTGAAGGACGTGCGGCAGTCCAAGGTCGGCGACACCGTCACGAGCGCGCAGCGCCCCGCGACCGAGGCGCTGCCGGGCTACACCGACCCGAAGCCGATGGTCTTCTCCGGGCTGTACCCGATCGACGGTTCGGACTACCCGGACCTGCGCGAGGCGCTCGACAAGCTCAAGCTGTCCGACGCGGCCCTGGTCTACGAGCCCGAGACCTCCGTCGCGCTCGGCTTCGGCTTCCGCTGTGGCTTCCTCGGCCTGCTGCACCTCGAGATCATCACCGAGCGGCTCTCGCGCGAGTTCGGCCTCGACCTCATCACGACGGCGCCCAGCGTCGTCTACGAGGTCACGAACGAGGACAACTCGGTCACCGAGGTCACCAACCCGTCCGAGTTCCCCGGCGGTCGCATCGTCGAGGTCCGTGAGCCGATGGTCCGCGCGGCCATCCTCGCGCCGAAGGACTACGTCGGCGCGATCATGGAGCTCTGCCAGTCGCGTCGCGGCTCCCTGCTCGGCATGGAGTACCTGGGCGAGGACCGCGTCGAGATCCGCTACGAGATGCCGCTCGGCGAGATCGTCTTCGACTTCTTCGACCAGCTGAAGAGCAAGACGCAGGGCTACGCGTCGCTCGACTACGAGCCCACCGGCGACCAGGCGGCGGACCTCGTCAAGGTCGACATCCTGCTGCAGGGCGAGCAGGTCGACGCGTTCAGCGCGATCGTGCACCGCGACAAGGCCTACGCGTACGGCACGCTCATGACCGAGCGGCTGCGCAAGCTCATCCCGCGCCAGCAGTTCGAGGTACCGATCCAGGCCGCCATCGGTGCACGCATCATCGCGCGCGAGAGCATCCGCGCCATGCGCAAGGACGTCCTGGCGAAGTGCTACGGCGGTGACATCACCCGCAAGCGCAAGCTCCTCGAGAAGCAGAAGGAGGGCAAGAAGCGCATGAAGATGGTCGGCCGGGTCGAGGTCCCGCAGGAAGCCTTCATCGCCGCCCTCTCGGGGGACGTCGAGGAGAAGAAGAAGTAGCAGCAACGCCCCGCCCCGTGCGGGGCGTCGCCGCTCGTCCGCGATCGGCGCTCGGCACGGCGCGGTCGGTGTCGCCGGTACGATGGGCGGCATGAGTTCCCGCGGCAGCTACCGGACCGCCCTGACCTACGGCGCCGTCGGTGCCACGCAGGCGGCGGACCTCATGACGTACCCGCCGGAGGGCTTCACCCCGGCGGAGTCCCGGGCACGGATCGGTCACGGCGACGCGCGCTTCGAGACCGCGGTCACGCAGGCCCTGACGTGGCAGATCCAGGAGCGCAGCGGTGTCCGCGTGCACGTCGAGGACCAGCCCGACGACGACGAGGTCCGCTACAACCCGGTGACGTTCGACGAGCACGGCGTCCCGGTCGCGCCCGCCTCGATCGGCACGCCCCGTGTCGAGAAGTTCGCCGCCGACGGTACGCCGTTGCTGACGGCGGGCACGACGGCGACGCTCGAGATGCACGCCTTCGGGCAGACGGTCCACGCGCCGGTCCGCGTCGTGTCGATCATCGACGAGGCCGACCGCAAGGGCTTCGCCTACGGCACGCTCGAGGGGCACCCGCTCTCGGGCGAGGAGTCGTTCGTGGTCGAGCGGACGAGCGACGGATCGGTCTGGTTGCAGGTCCGGCAGTTCTCGCAGCCAGCGTCTCGCAAGTGGGCGCTCGTGGCACCGCTCCTGCGGCGGCAGCAGCGCGTGATGGCGGCCAAGTACCTGGCGGCGCTCCGCGGCGACTGACCGGGCACGGCCGCAGCGAGGTCCCGGAAGAACGCGGCCGGACGCCGGAGCCGCAGCGCTCAGCGCAGGGGCTGCAGTGCGGCGATCGTCTCCTCGAGCACACCGGCGTCCTGGAGACAGTCCCGCGCGACGCACACCGCGCTCGTGCCGCGCAGCGCGTCGACGTCGTAGACCCCGGTCGCGACGGCCGCGAACGGGATGCCCACGGCGTCGGCCGCCTCGCCGTCCCGCGGAGTGTCCCCGACGATGACGGCGCGGGTGCCGGCCAGTGCCGCAGCGGCCCGCGACGTGACCCCGGTGCGCTCGACCTCCTCGTCACCGAAGTACGAGTGCTCCCAGTCGAAGGCGTCGACGTCGAACCCGGCTCCGGCGAGCTTGACCCGTGCCCGGTGCGCCGAGTTCCCGGTGAGCAGGCCGTTCCGCCACCCGAGCTCGGCGAACCGGCGCACCAGCGCGATCGCGCCCGGTGCGGGGGAGCGGCGCTCACCGCGGCCGTACCGCTCGTCGGTCAGGTCGCGCAGGTGACGGCTCACGGTGGGGATGAGGGCGTCGTCGAGGTCGTGCGCGCGAACGTGCTCGGCGATGAGCCCGGCGTCGGTGCGGCCGTGCTGGTGCCCGACCATCAGCACGAGGTCACGGCCGACGGCGCGCTCGAGCGCCAGGTGGTAGAGGTTGCCCGGCGACGCGGCGTTCAACACGAGGGTGCCGTCGATGTCCCACAGCACCGTGGTGGGGACGGTGTGGTGCTCCATGCCTCCATCATGGCCGACAATGGAGTCCATGCCGAGTGCTCTCCCGCTCGCCGACCCCGCACCCGCGGACGGCCTCCTCACCCCCGGTCCCGGCGCCGGCGACGTCCCCTTCGGGGTCTACGTGCACGTGCCCTTCTGCCGGGTGCGCTGCGGCTACTGCGACTTCAACACGTACACGGCGTCGGAGCTGCGTGGCGTGCGGCGCGACGACTACGCCGGGCACGCCGTGCAGGAGATCCGCTGGGCGGCGGAGGTGCTCGAGCGCTCAGGGGTCCCGCGCCGTCCCGTCTCGACGGTGTTCTTCGGCGGGGGCACGCCGACCATGCTGCCGGCCGACGACCTCGTGATGATCCTCCGCGCGATCGACGACACCTGGGGGATCGTCCCCGGGGCCGAGGTCACGACCGAGGCCAACCCGGACTCCGTCGACGCCGAGTCGATCGCGACCCTGCAGCGCGGCGGCTTCACGCGCATGAGCTACGGGATGCAGTCGGCGGTGCCGCACGTCCTCGCCACCCTCGACCGGACGCACGACCCCGAGCGCGTGCCGTTGGTGGTCGACCTGGCGAAGCAGCAGGGTCTCGACGTCAGCCTGGACCTCATCTACTCGACCCCGGGGGAGTCGCTCGCCGACTGGCGCACCTCGCTCGACGCCGCACTGGCCTGTGCACCGGACCACGTCTCCGCGTACTCGCTCATCGTCGAGGAGGGCACGGCGATGGGTCGGATGGTCGCGCGCGGTGAGCTGCCGGCCCCGGACGACGACCTGGCCGCGGACATGTACGAGCTCGCCGACCGGACCCTCGCCGACGCCGGGTACTCCTGGTACGAGGTGTCGAACTGGGCTCGCACCGACGGGGCGGACGGCCCCGCGACCCACGCGAGCCGGCACAACCTGTCCTACTGGAAGGGCCACGACTGGTGGGGCGTCGGCCCGGGCGCGCACTCGGCGGTCGCCGGCACCCGCTGGTGGAACGTCAAGCACCCGGCCGCGTACGCGAACCGGGTGCTGTCGGGGGATTCGCCGGCCGCCGGGCGCGAGACCCTGGACGCGGACACGCGGTACGTCGAGCGCGTGCTCCTCGCGGCGCGGGTCCGCGGCGAGCTCGCCACCGCGGAACTCGGCAAGGAGGCCCGTGGCCGTGTCGCCGGTCTCATCGCCCGAGGGCTCGTGGACGGATCGGCCGCGGTGCGGGGGCGGATCGAGCTGACGCTGCAGGGCCGGCTGCTCGCGGACGCGGTCGTCCGCGAGCTGCTCGACTGACC
Coding sequences within it:
- the rpsT gene encoding 30S ribosomal protein S20 is translated as MANIKSQMKRIKTNLKAQERNKAYRSELKTVIRHTNEAVATGDKDKATAALALASKKLDKAVSKGVIHKNQAANRKSAIAKKVSAL
- a CDS encoding aminotransferase class I/II-fold pyridoxal phosphate-dependent enzyme — protein: MPSLAPRIDTVPTSGIRRVYEQAALLQSDGTDVAMLVIGEPDVPVAPHIGEAARRAWTEDRTDYTPNGGIAPLRTALRDKLRRENRIDVDLEQVWVTVGATQALFQAMTLVLSPGDEVLVPDPGYTTFTMNAHIIGATPVPYRLEPQHDFEPDLEAVEASITERTRAIVVNSPSNPLGSVFGEDTLRALLALAKRHDLWIISDEVYEYFTHGSRHVSIASLDEDDRVFTAFSLSKTYAMTGVRVGYLVTPKGLGPTMRTVQEAMISCVAEPDQWAALAAVVGDHQAVQDAREHYRVNLAVAKEVLDAAGIRYLDPRGAFYLWVDVSHATGGDVAEWALALLHREHVAVAPGSAFGRSGEGWIRVCLAATPEDLRRGLGALPAPVAASV
- the lepA gene encoding translation elongation factor 4, translated to MSPQASAPLEPAATPAEAIRNFCIIAHIDHGKSTLADRMLQITGIVEERAMRAQYLDRMDIERERGITIKSQAVRMPWELDGKTFALNMIDTPGHVDFSYEVSRSLAACEGAILLVDAAQGIEAQTLANLYLALENDLEIIPVLNKIDLPAADPDKYAAELAQLIGGKPEDVLRVSGKTGVGVPELLDRVVGTVPAPVGTVDAEPRAMIFDSVYDSYRGVVTYVRMIDGTIKPREKIQMMSTRTTHEILEIGVSSPEPKPTKGLSVGEVGYLITGVKDVRQSKVGDTVTSAQRPATEALPGYTDPKPMVFSGLYPIDGSDYPDLREALDKLKLSDAALVYEPETSVALGFGFRCGFLGLLHLEIITERLSREFGLDLITTAPSVVYEVTNEDNSVTEVTNPSEFPGGRIVEVREPMVRAAILAPKDYVGAIMELCQSRRGSLLGMEYLGEDRVEIRYEMPLGEIVFDFFDQLKSKTQGYASLDYEPTGDQAADLVKVDILLQGEQVDAFSAIVHRDKAYAYGTLMTERLRKLIPRQQFEVPIQAAIGARIIARESIRAMRKDVLAKCYGGDITRKRKLLEKQKEGKKRMKMVGRVEVPQEAFIAALSGDVEEKKK
- a CDS encoding DUF1990 domain-containing protein yields the protein MSSRGSYRTALTYGAVGATQAADLMTYPPEGFTPAESRARIGHGDARFETAVTQALTWQIQERSGVRVHVEDQPDDDEVRYNPVTFDEHGVPVAPASIGTPRVEKFAADGTPLLTAGTTATLEMHAFGQTVHAPVRVVSIIDEADRKGFAYGTLEGHPLSGEESFVVERTSDGSVWLQVRQFSQPASRKWALVAPLLRRQQRVMAAKYLAALRGD
- a CDS encoding HAD family hydrolase, with protein sequence MEHHTVPTTVLWDIDGTLVLNAASPGNLYHLALERAVGRDLVLMVGHQHGRTDAGLIAEHVRAHDLDDALIPTVSRHLRDLTDERYGRGERRSPAPGAIALVRRFAELGWRNGLLTGNSAHRARVKLAGAGFDVDAFDWEHSYFGDEEVERTGVTSRAAAALAGTRAVIVGDTPRDGEAADAVGIPFAAVATGVYDVDALRGTSAVCVARDCLQDAGVLEETIAALQPLR
- the hemW gene encoding radical SAM family heme chaperone HemW produces the protein MPSALPLADPAPADGLLTPGPGAGDVPFGVYVHVPFCRVRCGYCDFNTYTASELRGVRRDDYAGHAVQEIRWAAEVLERSGVPRRPVSTVFFGGGTPTMLPADDLVMILRAIDDTWGIVPGAEVTTEANPDSVDAESIATLQRGGFTRMSYGMQSAVPHVLATLDRTHDPERVPLVVDLAKQQGLDVSLDLIYSTPGESLADWRTSLDAALACAPDHVSAYSLIVEEGTAMGRMVARGELPAPDDDLAADMYELADRTLADAGYSWYEVSNWARTDGADGPATHASRHNLSYWKGHDWWGVGPGAHSAVAGTRWWNVKHPAAYANRVLSGDSPAAGRETLDADTRYVERVLLAARVRGELATAELGKEARGRVAGLIARGLVDGSAAVRGRIELTLQGRLLADAVVRELLD